One Luteolibacter flavescens DNA segment encodes these proteins:
- a CDS encoding phage protease, with protein MNAKILNRGQDAPPSDGWYQIEVCGTWPAGHWPDEHARYPGRQRRQVIDAKAIESIVNRFAAEKASAGDNFAGILVDNDHLSHDLDKSTAAFAWAKDLRVKDGQLEARLDLTDLGEPAIRNKRFKFFSTEFDPEDLEDLGNGDVRPLRLSGLAFTNRPNNRGGRPITNRTGAQPDNPTEPTKPPMKAIAEKLGLPADADEAAILAKITEIMGSNETMKTKEAETEADAIMNTLGKNIPEGARAHWRGELIKNRASAEAAIKLSFPANATREEPARIFNRGTATSPAPVEKTDGAQDDGPTAAEKKQAAAIRNRASAIQATEKVPFATAFARAQAELG; from the coding sequence ATGAATGCGAAGATCCTCAACCGCGGCCAGGACGCGCCGCCCTCGGACGGCTGGTATCAGATCGAAGTCTGCGGCACATGGCCTGCCGGTCACTGGCCGGACGAGCACGCGCGATATCCGGGCCGCCAGCGCCGCCAGGTGATCGACGCGAAGGCCATCGAGTCCATCGTCAACCGCTTCGCCGCCGAGAAGGCATCCGCGGGCGATAACTTCGCGGGCATCCTGGTGGACAATGACCACCTCTCGCACGACCTCGACAAATCCACCGCCGCTTTTGCCTGGGCGAAGGATCTGCGCGTGAAGGACGGCCAGCTTGAGGCACGCCTGGATCTCACCGACCTCGGCGAGCCCGCCATCCGCAACAAGCGCTTCAAGTTCTTCAGCACGGAGTTCGATCCCGAGGATCTGGAAGACCTCGGCAATGGCGACGTGCGCCCTCTCCGACTCTCGGGCCTCGCCTTCACCAACCGGCCTAACAACCGGGGAGGACGGCCCATCACCAACCGCACCGGCGCGCAGCCGGACAACCCGACCGAACCGACCAAACCACCGATGAAAGCCATCGCCGAAAAACTGGGTCTGCCCGCCGACGCCGACGAAGCAGCCATCCTCGCCAAGATCACCGAGATCATGGGCTCCAATGAAACCATGAAGACGAAGGAAGCCGAGACGGAAGCCGACGCCATCATGAACACCCTCGGGAAGAACATCCCGGAGGGAGCCCGCGCCCACTGGCGCGGAGAGCTGATCAAGAACCGCGCCTCCGCCGAGGCCGCGATCAAGCTATCCTTCCCGGCCAACGCGACCCGGGAAGAGCCCGCCCGCATCTTCAACCGCGGCACTGCCACCTCTCCGGCTCCGGTCGAGAAGACGGACGGCGCGCAGGATGATGGCCCGACCGCCGCCGAGAAGAAGCAGGCCGCCGCGATCCGCAACCGCGCTTCCGCCATCCAGGCGACCGAGAAGGTTCCCTTCGCGACCGCCTTCGCCCGCGCCCAAGCCGAACTCGGCTGA
- a CDS encoding DNA adenine methylase: protein MTPDINCSALPDEDLAILLETLASVVRTPAPPVPGSPKPVVAWQGGKRWLVKELLPLIPEHKMYVELFCGGGALLCAKKPSQAEVVNDADSELVNLYRIVKWHLEELMRELDWCLNSRQEFADFKAQRGLTDIQRAARWMMRMKNGFGGAPDYFGRSRNGAGAAFSSKAGKLALLRAMNRRLDKVVIENLDWKDCIRLYDQKPAVFFCDPPYTTGEARYGAWTIDDLARFREEGLDQLKGTWILTIDDTPANRLLFRDCLIKPVSRKNGIGHAADGSTSVYHELIIRPDDGRHKP, encoded by the coding sequence ATGACTCCTGACATCAATTGTTCCGCTCTTCCCGATGAGGATCTCGCGATCCTCCTGGAGACGCTTGCGTCCGTCGTCCGCACACCGGCACCGCCCGTCCCCGGATCACCCAAGCCCGTGGTCGCCTGGCAGGGTGGCAAGCGCTGGCTCGTGAAGGAGCTGCTGCCGCTGATCCCGGAGCACAAGATGTATGTGGAGCTCTTCTGCGGCGGCGGTGCCCTCCTCTGCGCGAAGAAGCCGAGCCAGGCCGAGGTGGTGAACGATGCGGACAGCGAGCTGGTGAACCTTTACCGTATCGTGAAGTGGCATCTGGAAGAGCTGATGAGGGAGCTGGACTGGTGCCTCAACAGCCGCCAGGAGTTCGCGGACTTCAAGGCCCAGCGCGGGCTCACCGATATCCAGCGGGCCGCCCGGTGGATGATGCGGATGAAGAACGGCTTTGGCGGCGCTCCCGATTACTTCGGACGCTCGCGCAATGGTGCCGGTGCGGCCTTCTCATCGAAGGCGGGGAAGCTGGCACTGCTCCGCGCGATGAATCGCCGCCTGGACAAGGTGGTCATCGAGAACCTCGACTGGAAGGATTGCATCCGTCTCTACGATCAGAAGCCCGCGGTCTTCTTCTGTGATCCGCCCTACACGACCGGCGAGGCCCGCTACGGCGCATGGACCATCGACGATCTCGCCCGCTTCAGGGAGGAGGGCCTCGACCAGTTGAAGGGCACCTGGATCCTGACCATCGACGACACGCCCGCCAACCGGCTGCTCTTCCGCGACTGCCTCATCAAGCCGGTGAGCCGGAAGAACGGGATCGGCCACGCCGCCGATGGCAGCACCTCCGTTTACCACGAGCTGATCATCCGTCCCGACGACGGACGCCACAAACCGTGA
- the alr gene encoding alanine racemase yields the protein MNPPHSPPRSWAEIDLSALRHNLRTAREAAGCDVMAVVKAGAYGHGLEDIAKALASEDIVFFGVANVGEARRISDTGVTTRIYLLGATWSEERAEIVGRGWTPCLSSLEEAREFNALARAHGSRLKVHLAVDTGMGRGGFVAEGLPEILTELEKLPNLEIEGLGSHLPSADEDEEFTRAQIAKYAAVLQSLGGPERFRWRHLCNSAGLLGYDAGVCNLARPGLMLYGISPLPGHEGILRNVMSLKSRVTLVRTLPAGHGVSYGRAFVTTKPTRVATIGIGYGDGYPRAVSGHGAEAFIRGRRFPMLGRVTMDQLMIDVTGSDVAEGDEVEMFGPNIRVDEVAAKAGTICWEILTGITPRVVRVYR from the coding sequence GTGAACCCACCACATTCGCCGCCCCGATCCTGGGCGGAGATCGACTTATCCGCCCTGCGACACAACCTGCGCACCGCACGCGAAGCCGCGGGCTGCGACGTGATGGCCGTGGTCAAGGCCGGGGCCTATGGCCATGGCCTCGAGGACATCGCGAAGGCACTTGCTTCCGAGGACATCGTCTTCTTCGGCGTGGCCAATGTCGGCGAGGCCCGCCGCATCTCCGACACCGGCGTGACCACTCGGATCTACCTGCTCGGCGCGACCTGGTCCGAGGAGCGCGCGGAAATCGTGGGCCGCGGTTGGACGCCGTGCCTTTCCTCGCTGGAGGAGGCGCGTGAATTCAACGCGCTGGCACGCGCCCATGGCAGCCGTCTGAAGGTCCACCTGGCCGTAGACACCGGCATGGGCCGTGGCGGCTTCGTCGCGGAGGGGCTGCCGGAGATCCTGACCGAGCTGGAAAAGCTGCCGAATCTGGAGATCGAGGGCCTGGGATCCCACCTGCCCTCGGCGGATGAGGACGAGGAATTCACCCGCGCGCAGATCGCGAAGTATGCGGCCGTCCTGCAATCGCTCGGCGGACCGGAGCGCTTCCGCTGGCGGCACCTCTGCAATAGCGCCGGCCTGCTGGGCTACGATGCCGGCGTCTGCAATCTCGCCCGCCCGGGCCTGATGCTCTACGGCATCTCCCCGCTGCCGGGCCACGAGGGCATCCTGCGGAATGTGATGAGCCTGAAATCCCGCGTCACCCTGGTCCGCACACTGCCCGCGGGGCACGGCGTGTCATACGGGCGGGCCTTTGTGACCACGAAGCCGACGCGCGTGGCCACCATCGGCATCGGCTACGGGGATGGCTACCCGCGCGCGGTCTCCGGCCATGGTGCCGAGGCCTTCATCCGCGGCCGGCGCTTCCCCATGCTCGGCCGTGTGACCATGGACCAGCTCATGATCGACGTGACCGGCAGCGATGTGGCCGAGGGTGACGAAGTGGAAATGTTTGGCCCGAATATCCGCGTCGATGAAGTCGCGGCGAAGGCCGGGACGATCTGCTGGGAGATCCTCACCGGAATCACGCCGCGGGTGGTGCGGGTCTATCGCTGA
- a CDS encoding N-acetylmuramoyl-L-alanine amidase family protein has translation MKTASIMIDAGHGGKDPGAVGPGGLREKDVALKVAQLLGAMLALAGVTVFFTRSDDRFLELAQRADLANKAEVDLFLSIHCNSASTPARGFEVFTTPGQTAADPFATELFKAYALKFPTLPKRMDASDGDPDKEASFAVLRLSKMPAALFELDFISAPGGEGFLGDDKMQVEMAMALADGVLAHLRMVPSAAPVAPAAPTTSIPLPTVKSELRRLVTELSTLAERA, from the coding sequence ATGAAGACTGCTTCCATCATGATCGACGCCGGGCACGGCGGCAAAGATCCCGGCGCTGTCGGCCCGGGCGGGCTGCGCGAGAAAGACGTGGCGTTGAAAGTCGCCCAGTTGCTCGGTGCCATGCTGGCCCTCGCCGGGGTCACGGTTTTCTTCACACGCTCCGATGATCGCTTCCTTGAACTGGCACAGCGGGCAGATCTGGCGAACAAGGCTGAGGTCGATCTCTTCCTGTCGATCCATTGCAACTCGGCCTCCACACCGGCCCGCGGTTTCGAGGTCTTCACCACGCCAGGGCAGACGGCGGCAGATCCCTTCGCCACCGAACTCTTCAAGGCCTACGCGCTGAAGTTCCCGACGCTGCCGAAGCGGATGGACGCGAGTGATGGCGACCCCGACAAGGAAGCATCCTTCGCGGTGCTGCGGCTGAGCAAGATGCCTGCGGCGCTCTTCGAGTTGGACTTCATCAGCGCCCCGGGTGGCGAGGGCTTCCTCGGCGACGACAAGATGCAGGTGGAGATGGCCATGGCGCTTGCCGATGGTGTGCTGGCCCATCTGCGCATGGTGCCGTCCGCGGCTCCTGTCGCGCCTGCCGCTCCCACCACGAGCATCCCGCTTCCCACGGTGAAGAGCGAGCTGCGCCGCCTGGTCACCGAACTCTCCACCCTGGCCGAGCGGGCATGA
- a CDS encoding endonuclease/exonuclease/phosphatase family protein, giving the protein MTLKALATAAAGLLAIGIAEAKPLRVLSYNLRYITPGDKGERAWTARRDQAAELIKKDESDIVGLQEGLPQMMNDLADRLPGYAVIGVGREDGIDRGEYAAILVKADRFRVQESGTFWLSDTPEVVASCTWGNTVTRICTWAKLYDRETKKTFHFFNTHLDHASPEAREKGTALILSRIAPRRAAGPVIITGDFNAAEADPLHKAIRDAGFADIWKTVNPDTPASEAGTFNEFTGVKDSARIDYIYATPDLKGTESEIIRSSKNGVYPSDHFPVRATLGM; this is encoded by the coding sequence ATGACCTTGAAAGCCTTGGCCACTGCTGCCGCCGGTCTCCTCGCCATCGGCATCGCTGAAGCAAAGCCGCTCCGCGTGCTGAGCTACAATCTCCGCTACATCACTCCCGGCGACAAGGGTGAGCGCGCATGGACCGCACGCCGCGACCAGGCCGCGGAACTCATCAAGAAGGACGAGTCCGACATCGTGGGCCTGCAGGAGGGACTGCCGCAGATGATGAATGACCTCGCCGATCGCCTGCCCGGCTACGCGGTCATCGGCGTGGGCCGCGAGGATGGCATCGACCGGGGAGAATACGCGGCGATCCTCGTGAAGGCGGACCGTTTCCGCGTTCAGGAGAGCGGCACCTTCTGGCTCTCCGATACGCCGGAGGTGGTCGCGTCCTGCACCTGGGGGAATACCGTCACGCGCATCTGCACGTGGGCAAAGCTCTACGACCGCGAGACGAAGAAGACTTTCCACTTCTTCAATACCCACCTCGACCACGCCTCGCCGGAGGCCCGGGAAAAGGGCACCGCGCTGATCCTCTCGCGCATCGCCCCACGCCGCGCGGCCGGGCCGGTGATCATCACGGGCGACTTCAATGCCGCCGAGGCGGACCCGCTCCACAAGGCGATTCGCGATGCGGGCTTCGCCGACATCTGGAAGACGGTCAACCCGGACACCCCCGCCAGCGAGGCGGGGACCTTCAATGAATTCACCGGCGTGAAGGACAGCGCCCGGATCGACTACATCTACGCCACCCCGGACCTGAAGGGCACCGAGTCCGAGATCATCCGCAGCTCGAAGAACGGCGTGTATCCCTCCGACCACTTCCCCGTGCGGGCGACGCTGGGGATGTGA
- a CDS encoding tryptophan 7-halogenase, with product MNPLRNLVVAGSGTDALLAAATLKRALPNLPVILVRDPQAATGPAGESTTPSVLQHLVHAVGLQGPDVHLQGRPVWTLGFKCLWGARGTFFRSFDAPFAGNLSGFLAAEKGLDASSPGAALMAAGKLFPRDGANAFKPLEHITGLTFKTESLNAILLRACRVAGVILREGKVTGFTRDPDTLQLEGGGSITADLYVDATGRDAHVATLAGNAAWTGYDLPCTRAATVLRRRGSEPIRPFTTLETLDSGWRWRVEHDDSVGMGMAWNPGFTSDDQACSELVAKAGDSSLVPQVQAWDCGHRTAPWTGNVVAVGDANGFLEPLSSLRLVHLIRHVQWLLRILVENDGIIGERSRELYNRVAAQAWDETRDFHAIHYRFNTASDSGFWKAARETKPLALAELVDLYQSIGPSPVLESCIPGWPGVVGLESWMAALLGLGVPFRHHPEIPASEQKVWDSHCEQRRQLARQAVPAELCLGAARNAVKPAPRVPLP from the coding sequence ATGAACCCTCTTCGCAATCTCGTCGTCGCCGGCTCCGGCACCGATGCCCTGCTCGCCGCCGCGACGCTGAAGCGCGCGCTGCCAAACCTGCCCGTGATCCTGGTGCGCGACCCTCAGGCCGCCACCGGCCCGGCCGGTGAAAGTACGACGCCCTCCGTACTTCAGCATCTGGTCCACGCCGTGGGCCTGCAGGGGCCGGATGTCCACCTCCAGGGGCGCCCGGTGTGGACGCTCGGCTTCAAGTGCCTGTGGGGTGCCCGGGGCACCTTCTTCCGCTCCTTCGACGCGCCCTTCGCCGGGAATCTGTCCGGCTTCCTGGCCGCGGAGAAGGGCCTCGACGCGTCGTCGCCCGGCGCGGCGCTGATGGCGGCGGGCAAACTCTTCCCGCGCGATGGTGCCAATGCCTTCAAGCCGCTGGAGCACATCACCGGGCTCACCTTCAAGACCGAGTCGCTGAATGCCATCCTGCTGCGCGCGTGCCGCGTGGCGGGTGTGATCCTGCGCGAGGGAAAGGTGACCGGCTTCACCCGCGACCCGGACACGCTGCAACTGGAAGGCGGCGGCTCGATCACCGCGGATCTCTATGTCGATGCCACGGGCCGCGACGCCCACGTCGCGACCCTCGCGGGGAATGCGGCATGGACCGGCTACGATCTGCCCTGCACCCGCGCGGCCACCGTGCTGCGCCGCCGCGGCAGCGAGCCAATCCGCCCCTTCACCACGCTGGAGACGCTCGACAGCGGCTGGCGCTGGCGCGTGGAGCACGATGACTCGGTGGGCATGGGCATGGCGTGGAATCCGGGATTCACCAGCGACGATCAGGCTTGCTCCGAACTCGTGGCAAAGGCCGGCGATTCCTCGCTGGTCCCGCAGGTGCAGGCGTGGGACTGCGGCCATCGCACCGCCCCATGGACCGGGAACGTGGTGGCAGTGGGGGATGCGAATGGCTTCCTCGAGCCGCTGTCTTCCCTCCGCCTCGTCCACCTCATCCGCCACGTCCAATGGCTGCTGCGCATCCTGGTGGAGAATGACGGCATCATCGGCGAGCGCAGCCGCGAGCTCTACAATCGCGTGGCGGCCCAGGCATGGGACGAGACGCGCGACTTCCACGCCATCCACTACCGCTTCAATACTGCCAGCGACTCCGGCTTCTGGAAAGCGGCGCGCGAGACGAAGCCGCTTGCACTCGCGGAGCTGGTGGATCTCTACCAGAGCATCGGCCCCTCGCCGGTGCTGGAGTCCTGCATCCCCGGCTGGCCGGGCGTCGTCGGGCTGGAGTCGTGGATGGCCGCACTGCTCGGCCTCGGCGTGCCCTTCCGCCACCACCCGGAGATCCCGGCCAGCGAGCAAAAGGTCTGGGACTCCCACTGCGAACAGCGCCGCCAGCTCGCACGCCAGGCCGTACCCGCCGAGCTCTGCCTCGGCGCCGCGCGGAATGCCGTGAAGCCCGCACCGCGCGTGCCGCTGCCTTGA
- a CDS encoding DUF4177 domain-containing protein: MKEYKVISQNDKWFSGRFDPAKLQKLLNEQARQGWVVKSMCSASREGVLLGGNKDEMIILLERDLPTEATATAATKKASQGPSSPYPSQPEHGDAARRRAELDKILALIEESDWDPLEKRRQKLKAIADYS; encoded by the coding sequence ATGAAGGAATACAAGGTCATCTCCCAAAACGACAAGTGGTTCAGCGGTCGCTTCGATCCCGCGAAGCTCCAGAAGCTGCTTAACGAGCAAGCCCGCCAAGGATGGGTCGTGAAATCCATGTGCTCGGCTTCTCGTGAAGGCGTGTTGCTGGGCGGTAACAAGGACGAAATGATTATCCTGCTTGAGCGCGACCTGCCAACGGAAGCCACTGCCACTGCTGCCACCAAAAAGGCCAGTCAAGGCCCCTCCTCTCCATATCCAAGCCAACCAGAGCACGGCGACGCGGCGAGACGGCGGGCGGAACTCGACAAGATCCTTGCTCTAATTGAGGAGTCCGATTGGGACCCGCTGGAGAAGCGTCGCCAGAAGCTGAAAGCAATCGCCGACTATTCCTGA
- a CDS encoding phage protein Gp27 family protein encodes MSSDKKPRSDSKLDAMPESRVLELRDMLMAGAKYQDALGWLAVECGVQVSSSALTSFYRRHCAPLVRDKRKLAVLKSEALGDAMSKDPAKWDGAIIEKVKQRVFEFLDADSAKPEELMLVVDAVTKANKDRRDDKKAALEREKFEEQKRKARKAEEAEGVVGNDALSADEKQKRLKQIFGMG; translated from the coding sequence ATGAGCAGCGACAAGAAGCCACGATCCGACAGCAAGCTGGACGCGATGCCGGAGAGCCGCGTGCTGGAGCTGCGGGACATGCTGATGGCCGGGGCGAAGTATCAGGATGCGCTCGGCTGGCTCGCGGTGGAATGCGGCGTGCAGGTCTCGTCATCGGCGCTCACCTCTTTCTATCGGCGACACTGTGCGCCGCTGGTGCGGGACAAGCGCAAGCTGGCGGTGCTGAAGTCGGAAGCGTTGGGCGATGCGATGAGCAAGGACCCGGCGAAGTGGGACGGCGCGATCATCGAGAAGGTGAAACAGCGCGTCTTCGAATTCCTGGACGCGGACAGTGCGAAGCCGGAGGAGCTGATGCTGGTGGTGGACGCCGTGACGAAGGCGAACAAGGACCGGCGCGACGACAAGAAGGCGGCGTTGGAGCGCGAGAAATTCGAGGAGCAGAAGCGCAAAGCAAGGAAGGCCGAAGAGGCCGAGGGAGTGGTGGGCAACGATGCGCTCTCGGCGGACGAGAAGCAGAAGCGCCTGAAACAGATTTTCGGAATGGGCTGA
- a CDS encoding LexA family protein has protein sequence MKNRLIPVVGWAHAGTAVSYEQLPDSWVAKVPTECRDPKAFGVRLEGDSMESAGRIGFTEGDLLVAMPGEEAYSGCFVIARFANDGVTFRRFESTGDVIRLVPLNERYPVTQHTREEFSWIYPVWGRWSQLWK, from the coding sequence ATGAAGAATCGCCTGATTCCCGTCGTGGGCTGGGCTCACGCTGGAACTGCGGTCAGCTACGAGCAACTGCCCGACTCATGGGTCGCAAAGGTGCCGACCGAATGCCGCGATCCGAAAGCCTTCGGTGTCCGCCTGGAAGGAGACTCGATGGAGAGCGCGGGAAGGATCGGCTTCACGGAAGGTGACCTGCTGGTGGCAATGCCCGGCGAGGAAGCCTACAGCGGATGCTTCGTCATCGCGCGCTTCGCCAATGACGGCGTGACCTTCCGTCGATTTGAAAGCACGGGCGACGTGATCCGCCTCGTCCCGCTGAATGAGCGCTATCCCGTAACGCAGCACACCCGTGAGGAATTTTCGTGGATCTATCCAGTGTGGGGCAGGTGGTCCCAGCTATGGAAGTAA
- a CDS encoding DUF935 domain-containing protein → MSDRTKAPAADRVSAWSRMAGILNRAVSVVSYRLHVAAANLWRDSYNPLRGLTISRAINLLEAGERGEYADLQWTYRFIEMQDATLGALLERRTAAIQRLDWNIKVRENVPAGKEEIARTQEAALRAAYERITNLSSALESLAMASFRGFTHLEKVLDAAGNVVEFAPVDQWFWVRHGLYGRWQMNKEARFGVALGEDVPLERFIIREVSRPINRVALICFVRKGLSQKDWDGFIETFGIPAVFIIAPENIPKDKTEEYLDAADQVSSDARGVLPGGSDVKTVDNGARGANPFKEHIDYQDSQVVLRGTGGKLTMLNDATGLGSGQSDAHEKTFDDIAAAEAKEVSEILQKQFDAQILAAVTPGEAAFAYFELAANEETDAGKVVADVATLDGAGYDVDTDFIKEKTGYPVTRKVVAPPATGPAPSTAPADPILNRGEGDERWKRFARETGTLGIPRDVMPQINQGNRAAMVAFLRKRGIDYVRETAKPSDLKPSQAEYSPEKVERARAKRGTLRALLVSADHHVIDGHHQYLSDLQDAPNKPIDIFRLKAPAMQVIGTLLAMPSTTTADMPIRNRDEDESDQPEADDLKAKAIAEMIGVTASALEPVADLVADLAKDVQGDRTGDAEWLAAFEEAALRLPEFFDVSGADAFAGMLEASLGGAVLRGARDGLNGTPTDDDKE, encoded by the coding sequence ATGAGCGACCGGACCAAGGCTCCTGCCGCGGATCGCGTGTCCGCCTGGTCGCGGATGGCGGGCATCCTGAACCGTGCCGTCTCCGTGGTGAGCTATCGCCTCCACGTCGCCGCGGCGAACCTGTGGCGCGACTCCTACAACCCGCTCCGCGGCCTCACGATCTCGCGCGCCATCAACCTGCTGGAGGCCGGTGAGCGCGGCGAGTATGCCGACCTGCAATGGACTTACCGGTTCATCGAGATGCAGGACGCCACCCTAGGCGCGTTGCTTGAGCGCCGGACCGCCGCGATCCAGCGGCTCGATTGGAACATCAAGGTCCGCGAGAACGTCCCCGCCGGAAAGGAGGAGATCGCCCGCACACAGGAAGCGGCTCTCCGCGCGGCCTACGAACGGATCACAAACCTGAGTTCCGCGCTGGAAAGCCTGGCGATGGCCAGCTTCCGCGGCTTCACCCATCTGGAGAAGGTGCTCGATGCCGCGGGCAACGTGGTCGAGTTCGCGCCGGTCGATCAATGGTTCTGGGTCCGCCACGGTCTCTATGGCCGCTGGCAGATGAACAAGGAGGCCCGCTTCGGCGTGGCGCTCGGCGAGGATGTCCCGCTTGAGCGCTTCATCATCCGCGAGGTTTCGCGCCCCATCAACCGCGTCGCGCTGATCTGCTTCGTCAGGAAGGGCCTCTCGCAAAAGGATTGGGACGGATTCATCGAGACCTTCGGGATTCCGGCAGTCTTCATCATCGCGCCCGAGAACATCCCGAAGGACAAGACCGAGGAATACCTGGACGCTGCCGACCAGGTGAGCAGCGACGCGCGCGGCGTGCTGCCGGGCGGATCGGACGTGAAGACCGTGGACAACGGCGCGCGCGGGGCGAATCCCTTCAAGGAGCACATCGACTATCAGGACAGCCAGGTCGTGCTTCGTGGCACGGGTGGCAAGCTGACCATGCTGAACGATGCCACCGGTCTCGGCTCCGGGCAGAGTGATGCCCACGAGAAGACCTTTGACGACATCGCCGCCGCCGAGGCGAAGGAAGTCTCCGAGATCCTCCAAAAGCAGTTCGACGCGCAGATCCTTGCGGCTGTCACGCCCGGGGAAGCGGCCTTCGCCTATTTCGAGCTGGCGGCGAATGAAGAGACCGACGCGGGCAAGGTGGTGGCCGACGTGGCGACCCTCGACGGCGCGGGCTACGACGTGGACACCGACTTCATCAAGGAGAAGACGGGCTATCCGGTGACGCGCAAGGTGGTGGCTCCTCCAGCCACCGGCCCGGCCCCATCGACGGCTCCCGCCGATCCGATCCTCAACCGCGGCGAGGGTGACGAGAGGTGGAAGCGCTTCGCCCGCGAGACAGGCACGCTGGGCATCCCGCGGGATGTGATGCCGCAGATCAACCAGGGCAACCGCGCAGCGATGGTCGCCTTCCTCCGCAAGCGTGGCATCGACTACGTCCGCGAAACCGCCAAGCCCTCCGATCTCAAGCCGAGCCAGGCCGAGTATTCGCCCGAGAAGGTAGAGCGTGCCCGGGCGAAGCGCGGAACGCTGCGCGCGCTCCTCGTGTCCGCGGATCATCACGTGATCGACGGGCATCACCAGTATCTCTCCGATCTCCAGGACGCGCCTAACAAGCCAATCGACATCTTCCGCCTCAAGGCTCCCGCGATGCAGGTGATCGGCACGCTGCTTGCCATGCCATCCACCACGACGGCGGACATGCCGATCCGCAACCGGGACGAAGACGAAAGCGATCAGCCCGAGGCCGACGATCTGAAGGCGAAGGCAATCGCCGAGATGATCGGCGTCACGGCCTCCGCGCTGGAGCCCGTGGCGGATCTGGTGGCCGATCTTGCAAAGGACGTGCAGGGCGACCGCACGGGTGATGCGGAATGGCTGGCGGCTTTCGAGGAAGCGGCGCTCCGCCTGCCGGAATTCTTCGACGTGAGCGGGGCCGATGCCTTCGCCGGGATGCTTGAGGCCAGTCTCGGCGGTGCCGTGCTCCGCGGTGCCCGCGACGGCCTGAACGGAACCCCCACTGACGACGACAAGGAATGA